The following proteins come from a genomic window of Candidatus Bostrichicola ureolyticus:
- the ccsB gene encoding c-type cytochrome biogenesis protein CcsB, translated as MFNIFNKILGSTKTTALLFIITAISLATATFIEEIYSIETAMALIYKSVWFEIILLLLCLNLIKIIFRLFKRKKIPILIFHLAFIIILIGGAISRYSGFEGLINIGEGDTVKNAISDKTYIQLQIHENNEVNYYKVPYILSHFNKKYEVNFFYKKNLFNVKILNYIPYAKETFIQNNYGHKYIKIVFLQEGKRIETYIKNGELKKLGSILVSFNNKSVKNAIQILDYKGKLYIISPNNINYTLMNNSKIFNLEKKKKYPINYQALYNIGTTYIVIPKGILKGYMKYISSKEKEFPNVITAQINNNNKSKIVTFIGGKGFINSGKYIKFDNKKIYIGYGSILIDLPFSIKLNKFVINKYPGSELPSSFTSFVTIIDNNQRKNFKISMNNVLNYKGYRFFQNSYYPNLKGTILSVNNDIWGTRISYLGYFLVIIGMFLTLFSKGTHFFKLKKKLKNLSSNKLLFILLFIISLFTKINAKEDYIINEKFYIQKKHADKFGNLLVQDQQGRIKPINTIALECLRKIYKKDKINNLNANQWFLSIIQESWIIFFLNKNIGWSMIPFIKVEGSKKLLKLVNAKNGYTSLNNLFINNNNNIIYILEKEYENALIKSPNKRNEYDKAVIKLNERINILSGIFKGIYIKIFPIPNDEKNTWTFENFFKITNSESNLLLNNYFIALYKAQQQNNWEIADKALKDIHNYQMKYGDKIIPTQQKIKAEILYNRLNIFYYVMLLYLLLGIILLFLSFFKVLFLNKNYYNKYINICFYSLFIIFVYHTYGLILRWYISNHAPWSNGYESAIFISWCIILIGLFFYKVNYSFVQSVTSLASTSILSIAHGNLMDPEITNLVPVLKSYWLIIHVAIIIFSYAFLIIGSFIGLIVLILYIINAIHNKKNNIILYTKKLTIINEITLTIGLFLLTIGTFLGGIWANESWGSYWNWDPKETWALISILVYSFILHMRLIPNLRGKFIFNMASLLGISSIIMTYLGVNYYFAGLHSYGKGDPIPIPKWIYYTLIILLIIIFISYFSYKKILKRKINYLN; from the coding sequence ATGTTTAATATTTTTAATAAGATTTTGGGATCTACAAAAACAACTGCTTTATTATTTATAATCACTGCTATATCTCTTGCAACTGCAACTTTTATTGAAGAAATATATTCAATAGAAACAGCAATGGCACTTATTTATAAATCTGTTTGGTTTGAAATAATATTACTATTATTATGTTTAAATTTAATTAAAATCATATTTCGTCTTTTTAAAAGAAAAAAAATTCCCATATTAATATTTCATTTAGCATTCATAATTATATTAATTGGAGGAGCTATATCAAGATACAGTGGATTTGAAGGTCTAATAAATATTGGTGAAGGAGATACTGTTAAAAACGCCATTTCTGATAAAACATATATACAATTACAAATACATGAAAACAATGAAGTAAACTATTATAAAGTTCCATATATTTTATCACATTTTAATAAAAAATATGAAGTAAATTTTTTTTATAAAAAAAATTTATTTAATGTTAAAATACTGAATTATATTCCTTATGCTAAAGAAACTTTTATTCAAAATAACTATGGACATAAATATATAAAAATTGTTTTCTTACAAGAAGGTAAACGTATAGAGACATATATTAAAAATGGAGAATTAAAAAAATTAGGAAGTATATTGGTAAGTTTTAATAATAAATCAGTAAAAAATGCTATACAAATTTTAGATTATAAAGGCAAATTATATATAATATCACCTAATAATATCAATTATACATTGATGAATAATTCTAAAATTTTTAATTTAGAAAAAAAAAAGAAATACCCAATTAATTACCAAGCTCTATATAATATTGGAACAACTTATATAGTTATTCCTAAAGGAATTTTAAAAGGATATATGAAATATATATCATCAAAAGAAAAAGAATTCCCCAATGTAATTACTGCCCAAATTAATAATAATAATAAATCAAAAATAGTAACATTTATAGGAGGAAAAGGGTTTATTAATAGTGGTAAATATATAAAATTTGATAATAAAAAAATATATATAGGTTATGGTTCAATATTAATTGATCTACCTTTTAGTATAAAATTAAATAAATTTGTTATAAATAAATATCCAGGTTCAGAATTACCTTCTTCATTTACAAGTTTTGTAACTATTATTGATAATAATCAAAGAAAAAACTTTAAAATTTCTATGAATAATGTTCTAAATTATAAAGGGTATAGGTTTTTTCAAAATAGTTATTATCCTAATCTAAAAGGAACAATATTATCAGTAAATAATGATATATGGGGAACACGAATTTCTTATTTAGGTTATTTTTTAGTTATTATTGGTATGTTTTTAACTTTATTTTCTAAAGGAACTCATTTTTTTAAACTTAAAAAGAAGTTAAAGAATTTATCTTCAAATAAATTATTATTTATATTATTATTTATTATTAGTTTATTTACTAAAATTAATGCTAAAGAAGACTACATTATTAATGAAAAATTTTATATTCAAAAAAAACACGCAGATAAATTTGGTAATTTACTAGTACAGGATCAACAAGGACGTATTAAACCTATTAATACTATAGCTTTAGAATGTTTAAGAAAAATTTATAAAAAAGATAAAATAAATAATTTAAACGCCAATCAATGGTTTCTTTCTATAATTCAAGAAAGTTGGATAATATTTTTTTTAAATAAAAATATTGGTTGGTCAATGATACCTTTTATTAAAGTAGAAGGATCTAAAAAATTATTAAAATTGGTAAATGCAAAAAACGGTTACACATCTTTAAATAATTTATTTATTAATAATAATAATAATATTATATATATTCTTGAAAAAGAATATGAAAATGCTTTAATAAAAAGTCCTAATAAAAGAAATGAATATGATAAAGCAGTTATAAAATTAAATGAACGTATAAATATATTATCAGGAATTTTTAAAGGTATATATATAAAAATATTTCCAATTCCTAATGATGAAAAAAATACTTGGACTTTTGAAAATTTTTTTAAAATTACTAATTCTGAAAGTAATTTATTATTAAATAATTATTTTATAGCTTTATATAAAGCACAACAACAAAATAACTGGGAAATAGCTGATAAAGCATTAAAAGATATTCATAATTATCAAATGAAATATGGTGATAAAATAATTCCTACACAACAAAAAATTAAAGCAGAAATATTATACAACCGTTTAAATATTTTTTATTATGTAATGTTATTATATCTATTATTAGGAATAATATTATTATTTTTATCTTTTTTTAAAGTTTTATTTCTAAATAAAAATTATTATAATAAATATATTAATATTTGTTTTTATTCATTATTTATAATATTTGTATATCATACATATGGTTTAATACTCCGATGGTATATTTCTAATCATGCTCCTTGGAGCAATGGATATGAATCAGCTATTTTCATAAGTTGGTGTATTATATTAATAGGATTATTTTTTTACAAAGTAAATTATTCTTTTGTTCAATCAGTTACATCATTAGCATCAACTAGCATTTTAAGCATTGCACATGGAAATTTAATGGATCCAGAAATTACTAATTTAGTTCCAGTACTTAAATCATATTGGTTGATAATTCATGTTGCAATAATTATTTTTAGTTATGCATTCTTAATAATAGGTTCATTCATAGGATTAATTGTATTAATATTATATATTATTAATGCAATACATAATAAAAAAAATAACATAATACTTTATACAAAAAAATTAACCATAATTAATGAAATTACCCTAACTATAGGTCTTTTTCTATTAACAATAGGAACTTTTTTAGGAGGAATATGGGCTAACGAAAGTTGGGGAAGCTATTGGAATTGGGATCCTAAAGAAACTTGGGCTTTAATAAGTATATTAGTATATAGTTTTATATTACATATGCGATTAATACCTAATCTTAGAGGAAAATTTATTTTTAATATGGCTAGTTTATTGGGTATTAGTTCAATAATAATGACTTATTTAGGAGTTAATTATTACTTTGCTGGATTACATTCATACGGAAAAGGTGACCCTATACCAATACCTAAATGGATTTATTATACATTGATTATATTATTAATAATAATATTTATATCATATTTCTCATATAAAAAAATATTAAAAAGAAAAATAAATTATTTAAATTAA
- a CDS encoding ribosome-binding factor A produces MINNKHKRATSLIRKKISELFINIENKNKIIISVTKVTLTQDISSAHIYISIYSISNENKNVLFQQICNYSSIFKKILSKKLRYQFRKFPNIYFRLDDSFEYIENIEKNLIKNNSNFDFDLYLL; encoded by the coding sequence ATGATAAATAATAAACACAAAAGAGCAACTTCATTAATACGTAAAAAAATTTCTGAATTATTTATTAATATAGAAAATAAAAATAAAATTATTATTAGTGTTACTAAAGTCACACTAACACAAGATATTAGTTCAGCACATATATATATTAGTATATATTCTATTTCAAATGAAAATAAAAATGTGTTATTCCAACAAATATGTAATTACTCATCTATTTTCAAAAAAATTTTATCTAAAAAATTAAGATATCAATTTAGAAAATTTCCTAATATCTATTTTAGATTAGATGATTCATTTGAATATATAGAAAATATAGAAAAAAATTTAATTAAAAATAATTCCAATTTTGATTTTGATTTATATTTACTATAG
- the dnaG gene encoding DNA primase produces MISNHVIKQIFAVARVEEVINDFIFLKKSGSNYRGLSPFSNERTPSLIVSPSKQIWKDFSSGKGGNVISFIMEHENIGYVEALFFLAKKYDIKIFDNYYYNNKKNDEIESNYLIQDYAKEFFVKNFFKEKDGLLARNYIISRGLKIEIIKKFEIGYANDNFTKSALNKGFNINYLIKSGLTTVNHKDFFRNRIIFPIYSISGRVLGFGGRIIQNNFKPKYINSTESEIFKKKNIIYGLYQSKNFILKNDCCYLVEGYIDVISLYQIGLKNVVATLGTYITYDQIRFIKRFTSNIILLYDGDNAGIKAALRAIDIILEQDMNVHILLFPNEEDPDRFVNNNNNNLEKILCFIKTNTLNFIQFKIKNLLKNHNSLINKELVIKSVINSIAKIPNIIRKEIYIKEASKLLNLDENIIKKYVLNNNCVVKKQYYKKNSSNTIDTLLIVEKEIIKIIINYGEENYKNTTIIQLIINYFNNNNFHFCYDLYEKIFYYLQLGLRNNNYKFIYNKLLMNNNIKRIIYNIYDINDNLNIEYLHSTLLRHKSLFISKIINEYIHKIKNGNENNFLIKKIMKLTYLKNKINLKLNYLI; encoded by the coding sequence ATGATTTCAAATCATGTTATAAAACAAATATTTGCTGTAGCACGAGTAGAAGAGGTTATAAACGATTTTATTTTTTTAAAAAAAAGTGGTTCTAATTATAGAGGATTAAGTCCTTTTTCTAATGAACGTACACCTTCTTTGATAGTTTCACCATCAAAACAAATATGGAAAGATTTTAGTTCAGGAAAAGGAGGTAACGTAATATCTTTTATTATGGAACATGAAAATATTGGTTATGTTGAAGCATTATTTTTTTTAGCAAAAAAATATGATATAAAAATCTTTGATAATTATTATTATAATAATAAAAAAAATGATGAAATAGAAAGTAATTATTTAATTCAAGATTATGCTAAAGAATTTTTTGTAAAAAATTTTTTTAAAGAAAAAGATGGGTTATTGGCTAGAAATTATATCATTAGTAGGGGATTAAAAATTGAAATAATTAAAAAATTTGAAATAGGATATGCTAATGATAATTTTACTAAATCAGCTTTAAATAAAGGATTTAATATTAATTATTTAATTAAATCTGGATTAACTACTGTTAATCATAAAGATTTTTTTAGAAATCGTATTATTTTTCCAATATATAGTATATCAGGTAGAGTATTAGGTTTTGGTGGCAGAATAATTCAAAATAATTTTAAACCAAAATATATTAATTCTACTGAAAGTGAAATTTTTAAAAAAAAAAATATAATATATGGATTATATCAATCTAAAAATTTCATTTTAAAAAATGACTGTTGTTATTTAGTAGAAGGTTATATTGATGTAATTTCTTTATATCAAATTGGTTTAAAAAATGTAGTAGCTACTTTAGGGACTTATATTACTTATGATCAAATACGTTTTATAAAACGTTTTACATCTAATATCATATTATTATATGATGGTGATAATGCTGGTATAAAAGCTGCTTTACGCGCTATAGACATAATTTTAGAACAAGATATGAACGTTCATATATTATTATTTCCTAATGAAGAAGATCCCGATAGGTTTGTTAATAACAATAATAATAATTTAGAAAAAATTTTGTGTTTTATAAAAACAAATACTTTGAATTTTATTCAATTTAAAATTAAAAATTTGTTAAAAAACCACAATTCTTTAATAAATAAAGAATTAGTTATTAAAAGTGTTATAAATAGTATTGCTAAAATACCAAATATAATTCGTAAAGAAATTTATATAAAAGAAGCATCTAAATTACTTAATTTAGATGAAAATATAATAAAAAAATATGTATTAAATAATAATTGTGTGGTTAAAAAACAATATTATAAAAAAAATAGTTCAAATACTATAGATACATTATTAATAGTTGAAAAAGAAATTATTAAAATAATAATTAATTATGGAGAAGAAAATTATAAAAATACTACGATTATACAATTAATAATAAATTATTTTAATAATAATAATTTTCATTTTTGTTATGATTTATATGAAAAAATATTTTATTATTTACAATTGGGATTAAGAAATAATAATTATAAATTTATTTATAATAAATTATTAATGAATAATAATATTAAAAGAATAATATATAATATATATGATATTAATGATAATCTAAATATAGAATATTTACATTCTACACTTCTTCGTCATAAATCATTATTTATATCAAAAATTATTAATGAATATATTCATAAAATTAAAAATGGTAATGAAAATAATTTTTTAATAAAAAAAATAATGAAATTAACTTATTTAAAAAATAAAATTAATTTAAAATTAAATTATTTAATTTAA
- a CDS encoding M42 family metallopeptidase translates to MIFNYSIDNESEIFLKKYLNTASPSGYETNGQKLWKNYINPYVDKINVDIYGTVVGIINPNKDYKILIEAHADEISWYVNYITDDGFIYVIPNGGSDHKIAPSKRVYIHTKKGFVKGIFGFPSIHTRKSEEKSDQLSKVNNLFIDIGASSKKEVKDLGVHIGCVISYVDECFILNNKYYVSRALDNKIGSFIIAEVIKLLKYNNIILPFALYVVNAVQEEVGLRGAKMITNVIKPNIAIVTDVAHDTSIPMIEKKIEGDIKCGLGPIINYAPSVHNFLREFVLKIAKENKISYQRLASSPLTYTDNDVIAYSNGGVASVLISIPLRYMHTTVEMVYKKDVEETVKLIYNTIVNINQNQNWNYF, encoded by the coding sequence ATGATTTTCAATTATTCAATTGATAATGAATCTGAAATTTTTTTAAAAAAATATTTAAATACTGCTTCACCAAGTGGTTATGAAACTAATGGTCAAAAATTATGGAAAAATTATATTAATCCTTATGTTGATAAGATAAATGTAGATATTTATGGTACTGTTGTAGGAATTATTAATCCTAATAAAGATTATAAAATATTAATTGAAGCTCATGCTGATGAAATTTCTTGGTATGTTAATTATATTACAGATGATGGATTTATTTATGTAATTCCTAATGGAGGATCAGATCATAAAATAGCACCCTCTAAAAGAGTATATATACATACTAAAAAAGGTTTTGTAAAGGGTATTTTTGGATTTCCTTCTATTCATACCAGAAAATCTGAAGAAAAATCTGACCAATTATCTAAGGTTAATAATTTATTTATAGATATAGGCGCATCAAGTAAGAAAGAAGTTAAAGATTTAGGTGTTCATATAGGTTGTGTAATATCTTATGTAGATGAATGTTTTATATTAAATAATAAATATTATGTTTCTCGTGCTTTAGACAATAAAATTGGTAGTTTTATAATTGCTGAAGTAATTAAATTATTAAAATATAATAATATAATATTACCATTTGCTTTATATGTAGTTAATGCAGTTCAAGAAGAAGTTGGATTAAGAGGTGCTAAAATGATAACTAATGTTATTAAACCTAATATAGCTATAGTTACTGACGTAGCTCATGATACTTCTATTCCTATGATTGAAAAAAAAATAGAAGGAGATATAAAATGTGGATTAGGTCCAATAATTAATTATGCCCCTTCAGTACATAATTTTTTACGTGAATTTGTATTAAAAATAGCTAAAGAAAATAAAATATCTTATCAACGTTTAGCTTCATCTCCACTAACTTATACAGATAATGATGTAATTGCTTATTCTAATGGTGGTGTGGCCTCTGTTTTAATATCAATACCATTACGTTATATGCATACTACAGTTGAAATGGTCTATAAAAAAGATGTTGAAGAAACAGTAAAACTTATTTATAATACTATAGTAAATATAAATCAAAATCAAAATTGGAATTATTTTTAA